The proteins below are encoded in one region of Syngnathus acus chromosome 2, fSynAcu1.2, whole genome shotgun sequence:
- the dmd gene encoding dystrophin isoform X14, translated as MREQLRNHQTQTTCWDHPKMAELYQSLSDLNNVRFSAYRTAMKLRRLQKALCLDLLNMPIACEVFDQHGLKQNEQLLDISQVAACLTSLYQRLEQSHAHLVSVPLCVDMCLNWLLNVYDTGRSGKIRTLSFKTGIISLCKAHLEDKYRFLFRQVASATGFCDQRRLGLLLHDSIQIPRQLGEVASFGGSNIEPSVRSCFQFANNKPELEAAMFLDWMRLEPQSMVWLPVLHRVAAAETAKHQAKCNICKECPIIGFRYRSLKHFNYDICQSCFFSGRVAKGHKMQYPMVEYCTPTTSGEDVRDFAKVLKNKFRTKRYFTKHPRMGYLPVQTILEGDNMETPITLINFWPVDHAPGTSPQLSHDDTHTRIEHYANRLAEMENRNGSYLNDSISPNESIDDEHMLIQHYCQSLNQGSPLSQPRSPAQILISMETEEKGELERVLGDLEQENRKLQAEYDRLKKAHDRKGLSPLPSPPEMLPVSPQRARDAELIAEAKLLRQHKGRLEARMQILEDHNKQLESQLHRLRQLLEQTDSKVNGTALSSPSTSSQRSDSSLPQLRVAASQTTDTMGDDEFSTPSHDASGLEEVMEQLNNSFPHSQGPSIGCLFHMADDLGRAMESLVNVMTDEQSAIKDPPF; from the exons ATGCGGGAGCAGCTTCGGAA CCACCAGACCCAGACAACATGCTGGGACCATCCTAAGATGGCAGAGCTCTATCAATCACTGT ctgACCTGAACAATGTTCGATTCTCAGCCTACCGAACAGCCATGAAACTCAGACGCCTACAGAAGGCTTTGTGCT TGGATCTACTGAACATGCCAATAGCCTGCGAAGTGTTCGACCAGCACGGCCTGAAGCAGAATGAGCAGCTGCTCGACATCTCCCAGGTGGCAGCCTGTCTGACCAGCCTGTATCAGCGGCTGGAGCAGAGTCATGCACACCTGGTCAGTGTCCCTCTGTGCGTCGACATGTGCCTCAACTGGCTACTCAACGTCTATGACAC TGGTCGCAGTGGAAAGATTCGCACCTTATCCTTCAAAACTGGAATCATCTCACTCTGCAAGGCCCACCTGGAGGATAAATATAGAT TCTTGTTCAGGCAGGTTGCAAGCGCCACCGGTTTCTGTGACCAGCGTCGCCTCGGTCTCCTCCTCCACGACTCTATTCAGATCCCTCGGCAACTTGGCGAGGTGGCATCATTCGGCGGCTCCAACATCGAGCCCTCTGTGCGAAGCTGCTTCCAGTTT GCCAACAACAAGCCCGAACTAGAGGCTGCCATGTTCTTGGACTGGATGCGTTTGGAACCCCAGTCCATGGTGTGGCTGCCTGTGCTTCACCGCGTGGCTGCTGCAGAGACAGCCAAACACCAGGCCAAATGCAACATCTGCAAGGAGTGTCCCATTATCGGATTCAG ATACCGCAGTCTGAAACATTTCAACTATGACATTTGCCAAAGCTGCTTCTTCTCTGGTCGCGTCGCCAAGGGACACAAGATGCAGTACCCGATGGTGGAGTACTGCACACCG actACATCTGGTGAGGATGTCAGGGATTTTGCCAAGGTGCTGAAGAACAAATTCAGGACGAAGCGCTACTTTACCAAACACCCACGCATGGGCTACCTACCAGTCCAGACCATTCTGGAAGGCGACAACATGGAAAC CCCCATCACACTGATCAACTTCTGGCCCGTGGACCACGC ACCCGGCACATCCCCTCAGCTCTCGCATGACGACACACACACTAGGATCGAGCACTACGCCAAccg GTTAGCAGAAATGGAGAACCGTAATGGCTCTTATCTGAATGACAGTATCTCACCCAATGAGAGCAT TGATGACGAGCACATGTTGATCCAACACTACTGCCAGTCTCTGAACCAAGGCTCTCCCCTCAGCCAGCCCCGCAGCCCGGCCCAGATTCTCATCTCCATGGAAACAGAGGAGAAGGGAGAGTTGGAGCGGGTCCTCGGTGACCTGGAGCAGGAAAACAG GAAGCTGCAAGCTGAATATGACCGTCTGAAGAAGGCGCACGACAGGAAGGGTCTGTCCCCGCTTCCGTCGCCACCGGAAATGCTGCCGGTGTCGCCGCAGCGAGCGCGGGACGCTGAGCTCATTGCCGAAGCCAAGCTTCTGCGGCAGCACAAGGGACGCCTGGAAGCCCGGATGCAGATCCTGGAGGACCACAACAAACAGCTGGAGTCTCAACTGCATCGACTCAGGCAGCTCCTGGAGCAG ACGGACTCCAAGGTGAACGGCACCGCTTTGTCCTCCCCTTCCACTTCATCTCAGCGCTCTGACTCCTCCCTGCCTCAGCTGCGCGTGGCTGCCAGCCAAACCACTGACACAATGG GCGATGACGAGTTTTCCACCCCTTCCCACGACGCATCTGGACTGGAGGAAGTGATGGAACAGCTCAACAACTCTTTCCCTCATAGCCAAG GTCCTAGCATTGGATGTTTGTTCCACATGGCCGACGATCTGGGCCGCGCTATGGAGTCCCTGGTCAACGTCATGACGGATGAACAAAGCGCCATCAAGGACCCGCCCTTCTGA
- the dmd gene encoding dystrophin isoform X13 has product MREQLRNHQTQTTCWDHPKMAELYQSLSDLNNVRFSAYRTAMKLRRLQKALCLDLLNMPIACEVFDQHGLKQNEQLLDISQVAACLTSLYQRLEQSHAHLVSVPLCVDMCLNWLLNVYDTGRSGKIRTLSFKTGIISLCKAHLEDKYRFLFRQVASATGFCDQRRLGLLLHDSIQIPRQLGEVASFGGSNIEPSVRSCFQFANNKPELEAAMFLDWMRLEPQSMVWLPVLHRVAAAETAKHQAKCNICKECPIIGFRYRSLKHFNYDICQSCFFSGRVAKGHKMQYPMVEYCTPTTSGEDVRDFAKVLKNKFRTKRYFTKHPRMGYLPVQTILEGDNMETPITLINFWPVDHAPGTSPQLSHDDTHTRIEHYANRLAEMENRNGSYLNDSISPNESIDDEHMLIQHYCQSLNQGSPLSQPRSPAQILISMETEEKGELERVLGDLEQENRKLQAEYDRLKKAHDRKGLSPLPSPPEMLPVSPQRARDAELIAEAKLLRQHKGRLEARMQILEDHNKQLESQLHRLRQLLEQTDSKVNGTALSSPSTSSQRSDSSLPQLRVAASQTTDTMGDDDEFSTPSHDASGLEEVMEQLNNSFPHSQGPSIGCLFHMADDLGRAMESLVNVMTDEQSAIKDPPF; this is encoded by the exons ATGCGGGAGCAGCTTCGGAA CCACCAGACCCAGACAACATGCTGGGACCATCCTAAGATGGCAGAGCTCTATCAATCACTGT ctgACCTGAACAATGTTCGATTCTCAGCCTACCGAACAGCCATGAAACTCAGACGCCTACAGAAGGCTTTGTGCT TGGATCTACTGAACATGCCAATAGCCTGCGAAGTGTTCGACCAGCACGGCCTGAAGCAGAATGAGCAGCTGCTCGACATCTCCCAGGTGGCAGCCTGTCTGACCAGCCTGTATCAGCGGCTGGAGCAGAGTCATGCACACCTGGTCAGTGTCCCTCTGTGCGTCGACATGTGCCTCAACTGGCTACTCAACGTCTATGACAC TGGTCGCAGTGGAAAGATTCGCACCTTATCCTTCAAAACTGGAATCATCTCACTCTGCAAGGCCCACCTGGAGGATAAATATAGAT TCTTGTTCAGGCAGGTTGCAAGCGCCACCGGTTTCTGTGACCAGCGTCGCCTCGGTCTCCTCCTCCACGACTCTATTCAGATCCCTCGGCAACTTGGCGAGGTGGCATCATTCGGCGGCTCCAACATCGAGCCCTCTGTGCGAAGCTGCTTCCAGTTT GCCAACAACAAGCCCGAACTAGAGGCTGCCATGTTCTTGGACTGGATGCGTTTGGAACCCCAGTCCATGGTGTGGCTGCCTGTGCTTCACCGCGTGGCTGCTGCAGAGACAGCCAAACACCAGGCCAAATGCAACATCTGCAAGGAGTGTCCCATTATCGGATTCAG ATACCGCAGTCTGAAACATTTCAACTATGACATTTGCCAAAGCTGCTTCTTCTCTGGTCGCGTCGCCAAGGGACACAAGATGCAGTACCCGATGGTGGAGTACTGCACACCG actACATCTGGTGAGGATGTCAGGGATTTTGCCAAGGTGCTGAAGAACAAATTCAGGACGAAGCGCTACTTTACCAAACACCCACGCATGGGCTACCTACCAGTCCAGACCATTCTGGAAGGCGACAACATGGAAAC CCCCATCACACTGATCAACTTCTGGCCCGTGGACCACGC ACCCGGCACATCCCCTCAGCTCTCGCATGACGACACACACACTAGGATCGAGCACTACGCCAAccg GTTAGCAGAAATGGAGAACCGTAATGGCTCTTATCTGAATGACAGTATCTCACCCAATGAGAGCAT TGATGACGAGCACATGTTGATCCAACACTACTGCCAGTCTCTGAACCAAGGCTCTCCCCTCAGCCAGCCCCGCAGCCCGGCCCAGATTCTCATCTCCATGGAAACAGAGGAGAAGGGAGAGTTGGAGCGGGTCCTCGGTGACCTGGAGCAGGAAAACAG GAAGCTGCAAGCTGAATATGACCGTCTGAAGAAGGCGCACGACAGGAAGGGTCTGTCCCCGCTTCCGTCGCCACCGGAAATGCTGCCGGTGTCGCCGCAGCGAGCGCGGGACGCTGAGCTCATTGCCGAAGCCAAGCTTCTGCGGCAGCACAAGGGACGCCTGGAAGCCCGGATGCAGATCCTGGAGGACCACAACAAACAGCTGGAGTCTCAACTGCATCGACTCAGGCAGCTCCTGGAGCAG ACGGACTCCAAGGTGAACGGCACCGCTTTGTCCTCCCCTTCCACTTCATCTCAGCGCTCTGACTCCTCCCTGCCTCAGCTGCGCGTGGCTGCCAGCCAAACCACTGACACAATGGGTGA CGATGACGAGTTTTCCACCCCTTCCCACGACGCATCTGGACTGGAGGAAGTGATGGAACAGCTCAACAACTCTTTCCCTCATAGCCAAG GTCCTAGCATTGGATGTTTGTTCCACATGGCCGACGATCTGGGCCGCGCTATGGAGTCCCTGGTCAACGTCATGACGGATGAACAAAGCGCCATCAAGGACCCGCCCTTCTGA